The following coding sequences lie in one Anomaloglossus baeobatrachus isolate aAnoBae1 chromosome 7, aAnoBae1.hap1, whole genome shotgun sequence genomic window:
- the LOC142246259 gene encoding histone H3, which translates to MARTKQTARKSTGGKAPRKQLATKAARKSAPATGGVKKPHRYRPGTVALREIRRYQKSTELLIRKLPFQRLVREIAQDFKTDLRFQSSAVMALQEASEAYLVGLFEDTNLCAIHAKRVTIMPKDIQLARRIRGERA; encoded by the coding sequence ATGGCCAGAACTAAGCAGACCGCCCGTAAATCCACTGGAGGGAAAGCTCCCCGCAAGCAGCTGGCCACTAAGGCCGCCAGGAAGAGCGCTCCCGCCACCGGCGGAGTGAAGAAGCCTCACCGCTACCGGCCAGGCACAGTCGCTCTCCGTGAGATCCGCCGGTACCAGAAGTCCACGGAGCTGCTGATCCGTAAGCTTCCCTTCCAGCGCCTGGTAAGAGAAATCGCCCAGGACTTCAAGACCGATCTCCGCTTCCAGAGCTCGGCCGTCATGGCCCTGCAGGAGGCCAGCGAGGCTTATCTGGTGGGGCTGTTTGAGGACACAAATCTGTGCGCCATCCACGCTAAGAGGGTCACCATCATGCCCAAAGACATCCAGCTGGCCCGCCGCATCCGTGGGGAGAGGGCCTAG
- the LOC142246261 gene encoding histone H1.3-like, with product MAETAPAAAPPAAEPAAKSKKQPKKSGAAKKSKKSSGPSVSELIVNAVSASKERSGVSLAAVKKVLTARGYDVEKNNSRVKLGVKGLVTKGVLLQVKGSGASGSFKLNKKQETKDKVAKKKPAAAAKKPAAAKKAAKSPKKPKKAPTAAKKSPKKAKKPAAAKKATKSPKKKAAPKPKKVTKSPAKKAAKPKAAKSPAKKAAKAKKPAAKK from the coding sequence ATGGCAGAGACCGCACCAGCCGCCGCTCCTCCTGCCGCCGAACCGGCCGCCAAATCTAAGAAGCAGCCGAAGAAATCCGGGGCCGCCAAGAAAAGCAAGAAATCCTCCGGTCCCAGCGTCTCCGAGCTGATTGTCAATGCCGTGTCCGCCTCTAAGGAGCGCAGTGGGGTCTCTCTGGCCGCCGTGAAGAAGGTCCTGACTGCCCGAGGCTACGATGTAGAGAAGAACAACAGCCGGGTGAAGCTGGGCGTCAAGGGTCTGGTCACCAAAGGCGTCCTGCTCCAGGTGAAGGGCAGCGGCGCCTCCGGATCCTTCAAGCTGAACAAGAAGCAGGAGACCAAGGACAAGGTGGCcaagaagaagccagcagctgCGGCCAAGAAACCCGCTGCAGCCAAGAAAGCGGCCAAATCTCCTAAGAAGCCCAAGAAGGCCCCGACCGCGGCCAAGAAGAGCccgaaaaaggccaagaagcccgCAGCTGCCAAGAAGGCGACAAAGAGCCCCAAGAAGAAGGCGGCTCCGAAACCCAAGAAGGTGACAAAGAGCCCGGCTAAGAAGGCGGCAAAACCCAAAGCTGCCAAGAGTCCGGCTAAGAAAGCGGCGAAAGCCAAGAAGCCCGCGGCTAAGAAATAA